A part of Puntigrus tetrazona isolate hp1 chromosome 21, ASM1883169v1, whole genome shotgun sequence genomic DNA contains:
- the LOC122326950 gene encoding histone-lysine N-methyltransferase EHMT1-like, translated as MSLVLLAGAVVDSFEPSSLANGNSGKRETMKSEGTKESRSDQEEGGDEDHSNGQASPLKEANELNGTYENMDTKRTEQNLSSRSPARSSTMENGLSETEPPHGSRVGSNGYILNKQQEDTVSTPHRTNWSPVGGSTLGHGTKSSPTSASTFRPPDQGSSNSAASPGPSPIERRADTETKNGRVSNTPPPTIHRARKTMSRPASNQTLKLLNRENKEPVVVKDDSLGKPETVQPQPSPIQNQLPQSQTDATSVLNTTPAKPQTVEPRPVSPSVAAVSRKKKRKMGTYSLVPKKKNKVLKQRTVLEMFQRMSQSQPNPQMSKESVHVNGERIENESDEEESEEGEDTEEDEELVREDGAKASQEGPKIASVSQPLEEEQESEESPEGEGEEEGDESDLSSESSLKKKWKKKVKGDHAWLRPSRKRKRKLKAKTEGLSGMESQSQSESQCSPSAPSENRKEYKEVPLDSLNLVAQEALLTSQNTAVSGSVESTDADMVQELPLCSCRMEMPKSREILTLADRKCMATESIDGQLSRCQSAVLKHEMMRPSNSVQLLVLCEDHRTGMVKHQCCPGCGFFCRAGVFMECQPEVNISHRFHRACASVLNGQSFCPHCGEEVSKAKEVTIAKADTTSTVPLTHGPCTPSTSEGKADTTTGGSTRLSILGEGKADSTLPRPTQDTSVSPLGSKTGPVGAGFGTGLPPKETLESVLLALDAEKPKKLRFHPKQLYISAKQGELQKVLLMLVDGIDPNFKMESQNKRTPLHVAAEAGHQEVCHMLVQAGANLDMCDEDQRTPLMEACENDHLDTVRYLLRAGAIVSHKDVEGSSCLHLAAKAGHFGIVQHLLSTGIVDINCQDDGGWTAMIWATEYKHIDQVKLLLCKGADINIRDKEENICLHWAAFSGCVEIAEILLDAKCDLNAVNIHGDSPLHIASRESRLDCVKRKKLRFHPRQLYPAAKQGEAQRVLLMLMEGIDPSYQSDSQNRRCALHAAAQRGLLEVCYLLIQAGAKVDAQDKTLRTPLLEAIVNNHVEVVKYLIQSGACVYHAEEDGSTGLHHAAKLGNLEVVMLLLSTGQVDLNAQEMNVCLHWASFAGSAEIAELVLNAGCPLSTVNLHGDTPLHIAAREGFIDCVTLFLSRGADIDIMNKEGDTPLSLARCDTPVWVALQINRKLRRGIANRVVRTERIICSDVAQGYENVPIPCVNGVDDEGCPSDYKYIAENCETSTMNIDRNITHLQHCSCTDDCSSSNCLCGQLSIRCWYDKVKYCSVSTMSSETPDSINEIH; from the exons ATGAGCTTGGTTTTGCTGGCTGGTGCTGTTGTAGATTCCTTTGAG CCCTCCAGTTTGGCCAATGGGAATTCAGGCAAGAGGGAAACCATGAAGTCCGAGGGGACAAAGGAGTCTCGCAGTGATCAAGAAGAGG GAGGAGATGAAGATCACTCGAACGGGCAAGCCAGCCCTCTCAAAGAGGCCAATGAGCTGAATGGGACCTATGAAAACATGGACACAAAGAGAACTGAACAGAACCTCTCCTCAAGGTCACCAGCCCGATCCTCAACCATGGAGAATGGACTATCCGAGACTGAGCCGCCCCACGGCTCTAGAGTTGGCAGTAATGGATATATTCTAAACAAACAGCAGGAAGACACAGTGTCGACCCCACATAGGACTAACTGGTCCCCCGTAGGGGGTTCCACATTGGGGCATGGGACTAAAAGCTCGCCAACTTCAGCTTCTACATTTCGACCCCCTGATCAGGGTTCTTCAAACAGTGCTGCAAGCCCAGGACCGAGCCCAATAGAGAGACGAGCAGACACAGAGACTAAAAACGGCAGAGTATCGAATACACCTCCGCCAACGATACACCGCGCACGCAAAACTATGTCAAGGCCGGCCTCAAACCAGACACTAAAG CTTTTGAATAGGGAAAATAAGGAGCCAGTCGTGGTGAAAGATGACAGTCTGGGCAAACCAGAGACAGTGCAGCCTCAGCCATCTCCAATCCAGAATCAGCTACCTCAAAGCCAAACTGACGCCACATCTGTACTGAACACCACACCAGCCAAGCCACAAACAG TTGAACCCAGACCTGTCTCTCCCTCAGTAGCAGCCGTGTcaaggaagaagaaaagaaagatgggtACTTACAGTCTTGTGCccaagaagaaaaataaagtctTGAAACAACGCACAGTTCTGGAGATGTTTCAGCGTATGTCCCAGTCTCAACCCAACCCTCAG ATGTCGAAGGAATCTGTTCATGTGAATGGTGAGAGAATTGAAAATGAGTCCGATGAAGAAGAGTCAGAAGAAGGAGAAGACacagaggaggatgaggagctGGTCAGAGAAGATGGAGCCAAAGCCTCTCAGGAAGGACCTAAGATAGCTTCAGTTTCTCAG ccTCTTGAAGAAGAACAGGAGTCTGAGGAGTCACCAGAGGGCGAAGGTGAAGAGGAAGGGGATGAATCAGACTTG AGTTCAGAGTccagtttaaaaaagaaatggaaaaagaaagtcAAGGGGGACCACGCCTGGCTCCGGCCATCCAGAAAACGCAAGAGGAAATTGAAAGCGAAAACAGAAGGACTTTCAG GAATGGAGTCTCAGTCTCAATCTGAGAGCCAGTGCTCACCATCAGCCCCTTCTGAAAACAGGAAAGAGTATAAAGAAGTCCCACTAGACTCTCTCAACCTAGTGGCACAGGAAGCCTTACTGACATCTCAGAATACAG CTGTTTCAGGGTCAGTAGAGAGCACAGATGCTGACATGGTGCAGGAACTGCCCCTTTGCAGCTGTCGAATGGAGATGCCCAAGAGCCGAGAGATTCTTACGCTTGCGGACAGGAAGTGTATGGCGACTGAGAGCATTGACGGTCAG CTGAGCCGTTGTCAGAGTGCAGTGCTGAAGCACGAGATGATGAGGCCTTCAAACTCTGTCCAACTGCTGGTTCTATGTGAGGACCATCGCACGGGCATGGTCAAACATCAGTGCTGCCCAGGCTGTGGCTTCTTTTGCAGAGCC GGTGTCTTCATGGAGTGTCAGCCAGAGGTGAACATCTCCCACCGGTTCCATCGAGCATGTGCCTCGGTGCTCAACGGTCAGAGCTTTTGTCCACACTGTGGAGAAGAGGTCAGCAAGGCTAAAGAGGTTACAATTGCCAAGGCTGATACGACGTCAACTGTGCCTCTCACTCATGGCCCCTGCACACCCAGCACCTCAGAGGGCAAAGCGGACACCACCACTGGAGG GTCCACTCGGCTCTCTATTCTTGGAGAGGGCAAAGCAGATAGCACCTTACCCAGACCTACACAGGACACATCTGTTTCTCCTTTGGGCTCGAAAACTGGGCCTGTTGGAGCTGGATTTGGAACTGGACTTCCACCTAAAGAAACTCTGGAAAGTGTCCTGCTGGCTCTAGATGCTGAAAA ACCCAAGAAACTTCGATTTCATCCAAAACAGCTGTATATTTCTGCCAAACAAGGAGAGCTCCAGAAGGTCCTACTGATGTTGG TGGATGGGATAGACCCTAACTTTAAAATGGAGAGTCAAAACAAACGCACACCGCTCCATGTAGCAGCTGAAGCAGGTCATCAGGAAGTCTGCCATATGCTGGTGCAG GCTGGCGCAAACCTTGACATGTGTGATGAGGACCAGCGAACGCCCCTGATGGAGGCCTGTGAGAACGATCATCTTGACACAGTACGCTACCTTCTGAGGGCTGGAGCCATCGTCTCTCACAAG gATGTTGAGGGTTCATCATGTCTCCATCTTGCTGCTAAGGCTGGGCATTTCGGCATTGTTCAGCATTTGCTGTCTACAGGAATTGTAGATATTAACTGCCAG GATGATGGAGGTTGGACAGCCATGATTTGGGCTACTGAGTACAAACATATAGACCAAGTAAAACTCTTGCTTTGCAAAGGAGCTGATATCAACATCCGAGACAAG GAGGAAAATATCTGTCTGCACTGGGCAGCATTCTCTGGCTGTGTGGAGATAGCTGAGATCCTGCTAGATGCCAAGTGTGATCTCAATGCAGTCAACATCCACGGAGACTCGCCGTTGCACATAGCGTCACGAGAGAGCCGGCTCGACTGTGTGAA GAGGAAGAAGCTACGCTTTCATCCCCGTCAGCTCTATCCTGCAGCCAAACAGGGTGAAGCTCAGCGAGTTCTGCTCATGCTCA tgGAGGGCATCGATCCGTCCTATCAGTCAGACTCTCAGAACAGACGCTGTGCTCTTCATGCAGCCGCTCAGAGGGGTCTGCTGGAGGTCTGTTACCTGCTCATACAG GCAGGCGCTAAGGTGGACGCCCAAGATAAGACCCTGAGAACCCCTCTGTTAGAGGCCATAGTGAACAATCATGTGGAGGTAGTGAAATACCTGATTCAGAGCGGAGCCTGTGTCTATCATGCA GAAGAGGACGGATCCACAGGTCTTCATCACGCTGCTAAACTGGGGAACCTGGAGGTGGTGATGCTGTTACTGAGCACCGGACAGGTGGACCTGAACGCACAG GAGATGAATGTCTGTCTGCACTGGGCGTCGTTCGCGGGCAGCGCTGAGATAGCGGAGCTGGTCTTGAACGCCGGCTGTCCTCTGTCGACTGTTAACCTGCACGGAGACACGCCGCTGCACATCGCCGCCCGCGAGGGCTTCATCGACTGCGTCAC GCTGTTTCTTTCTCGGGGCGCTGACATTGACATTATGAATAAGGAGGGCGACACACCGCTCTCCCTCGCCCGCTGTGACACGCCCGTCTGGGTGGCGCTACAGATTAACAGGAAGTTGCGTAGAGGAATCGCCAATCGTGTTGTACGGACCGAGAGGATCATATGCAG tgACGTGGCTCAGGGTTATGAGAATGTTCCCATCCCGTGTGTTAACGGCGTGGACGATGAAGGCTGTCCGTCTGACTACAAATACATCGCAGAGAACTGTGAAACATCCACCATGAACATCGACCGCAACATAACACACCTGCAG CACTGCAGCTGTACAGACGACTGCTCCTCCAGTAACTGTCTCTGCGGTCAGCTCAGCATCCGCTGCTGGTACGACAAGGTAAAATACTGCTCCGTCTCCACGATGAGCTCTGAA ACTCCAGACAGCATAAATGAAATCCACTGA
- the LOC122326784 gene encoding ubiquitin-conjugating enzyme E2 G1-like, whose amino-acid sequence MTEQSALLLRKQLAELNKNPVEGFSAGLIDDDDIYQWEVVVIGPQDTLFEGGFFKAHLIFPHDYPLRPPKMKFITEIWHPNVAKNGDVCISILHEPGEDKFGYEKPEERWLPIHTVETIMISVISMLADPNGDSPANVDAAKEWREDQAVSSKGKSPAV is encoded by the exons atgactgagcAATCGGCCCTGCTTCTGCGAAAACAGCTAGCAG AGCTCAACAAAAACCCAGTGGAAGGTTTTTCTGCTGGTCtgattgatgatgatgatatctATCAGTGGGAGGTTGTCGTGATCGGCCCTCAAGACACACTGTT TGAAGGTGGGTTTTTTAAGGCGCATCTCATTTTCCCTCATGATTACCCGCTCCGGCCTCCCAAGATGAAGTTTATTACGGAGATTTGGCATCCTAATG TCGCAAAGAACGGGGATGTGTGCATTTCCATCCTACATGAGCCAGGAGAGGACAAATTTGGCTATGAGAAACCCGAGGAGCGTTGGCTGCCCATCCATACCGTAGAGACCATCATGATTAGTGTGATATCCATGTTAGCAGACCCCAATGGTGACTCGCCAGCCAATGTGGACGCGGCT AAAGAGTGGCGAGAGGATCAAGCGGTGAGTTCAAAAGGAAAGTCGCCCGCTGTGTGA
- the LOC122326785 gene encoding actin-related protein 2/3 complex subunit 3-B-like — MPAYHSSLMDADTKMVGNMALLPLKTQFKGPAAKETKDTDIIDEAIYYFKANVFFKNYEIKNEADRTLIYTTLYISECLKKLQKVTFEGQGEKEMYTLGITNFPIPGEPGFPLNAMYAKPSNKQEEETMRAYLQQIRQETGLRLCDRVFDPQTDKPSKWWVCFVKKQFMNKSLSAPGQ; from the exons ATGCCG GCTTACCACTCGAGCCTGATGGATGCGGACACCAAAATGGTGGGAAACATGGCATTGCTGCCCCTCAAAACACAGTTTAAGGGTCCTGCTGCgaaagaaa CCAAAGACACCGATATTATTGATGAGGCCATCTACTACTTCAAAGCCAATGTTTTCTTCAAGAACTATGAAATTAAG AACGAGGCTGATCGAACTTTGATCTACACCACACTTTACATCTCCGAATGCCTCAAGAAGCTCCAGAAGGTAACT TTCGAGGGTCAAGGAGAGAAGGAGATGTACACGCTGGGAATTACCAACTTTCCCATCCCAGGAGAACCTGGCTTTCCTCTGAATGCCATGTACGCTAAACCCTCGAACAAACAGGAGGAAG AAACGATGAGGGCTTACCTGCAACAAATCAGACAGGAGACAGGACTGAGATTGTGTGACCGTGTGTTCGACCCTCAGACAGACAAACCAAGCAAG TGGTGGGTGTGTTTTGTGAAGAAACAGTTCATGAACAAAAGTCTGTCTGCACCTGGCCAGTAA
- the LOC122326951 gene encoding GPN-loop GTPase 3, translated as MPRFAQLVMGPAGSGKSTYCATMLEHCQALNRSVQVVNLDPAAEHFEYPVMADIRELIQVDDVMEDDSLRFGPNGGLIFCMEYFANNFDWLEESLGHVEDDYILFDCPGQIELYTHLPVMKQLVEQLQQWEFRVCGVFLVDSQFMVETFKFISGVMAALSAMVTLEIPQVNIMTKMDLLSPKSKKEIEKYLDPDMYSMMEDNSVSLRSKKFRKLTKAICGLIDDYSMVRFLPFDRTDEEGINIVLQHIDFSIQYGEDLEFKRAQGS; from the exons ATGCCTCGATTCGCGCAGCTAGTGATGGGTCCGGCCGGAAGTGGAAAG agtaCTTACTGTGCCACAATGTTAGAGCATTGCCAGGCCCTCAACCGATCAGTACAGGTGGTGAATCTGGATCCAGCTGCAGAGCATTTTGAGTATCCTGTCATGGCAG ACATTCGAGAATTAATCCAGGTAGATGACGTTATGGAGGATGACTCTCTGAGATTCGGCCCCAATGGAGGACTCATCTTCTGTATGGAGTACTTCGCCAACAACTTCGACTGGCTGGAGGAGAGTCTTGGTCACGTGGAGGATGACTACATACTGTTTGATTGCCCTG GTCAGATCGAGCTGTACACGCATCTGCCCGTGATGAAGCAGCTTGTGGAGCAGCTGCAGCAGTGGGAGTTTCGTGTGTGTGGAGTCTTCCTGGTTGACTCACAGTTCATGGTCGAGACCTTCAAG ttcaTCTCTGGAGTTATGGCTGCTTTGAGTGCTATGGTGACATTAGAAATCCCACAAGTCAACATAATGACCAAAATGGATCTGCTCAGTCCAAAGTCTAAGAAGGAAATAGAGAA gtATCTAGACCCAGATATGTACTCAATGATGGAGGACAACTCCGTATCTTTGAGAAGCAAGAAATTCAGGAAATTAACAAAGGCCATATGTGGTTTG ATTGATGATTACAGTATGGTTCGTTTCCTGCCCTTTGACCGCACTGATGAGGAGGGCATCAACATTGTCCTGCAACACATTGATTTCTCCATACAATACGGTGAAGACCTGGAGTTCAAAAGAGCCCAAG GAAGTTGA
- the LOC122326952 gene encoding uncharacterized protein LOC122326952 yields MMHCYYKIAKTNSVFGHKTQRPATVQVSEQDQGIKTIHIPKTITAAPFLQHPSLTPGQKRFLYSIAEAYSKEHMRQLICQHYMNVLHRCIRTVPDASVNLNVKVQMSTYTPQEEHTTNSQSAPKSKTKESGKKKTTLPKIAKHQRMSSGLAKSNTIHSRKKKTSNAKHASSRESHPWEDDFEWDSYLAGHMSGLSFNESEDDDEDFLFLS; encoded by the exons ATGATGCACTGCTATTATAAAATT GCAAAAACAAACTCTGTATTTggacacaaaacacaaagaccCGCAACTGTACAAGTGTCAGAACAAGACCAGGGCATTAAAACTATTCATATCCCTAAGACCATAACTGCTGCTCCATTTTTACAG cACCCAAGCCTTACACCTGGACAGAAGCGTTTTCTGTATAGTATTGCAGAGGCCTACAGTAAAGAGCACATGCGACAGTTAATATGTCAACACTATATGAATGTATTACACCGCTGTATCAGGACAG TGCCAGATGCAAGTGTGAATCTAAATGTGAAGGTGCAGATGTCAACATACACTCCGCAAGAAGAGCACACGACAAATTCCCAAAGTGCACCTAAGAGCAAGACGAaagaaagtggaaaaaaaaaaacaactttaccAAAAATTGCGAAGCATCAAAG AATGTCCTCTGGATTAGCAAAATCAAACACGATACattcaagaaagaaaaagactaGCAATGCAAAACATGCTTCGTCACGGG AATCGCATCCATGGGAGGACGACTTTGAATGGGACTCTTACCTCGCTGGACACATGAGTGGCCTATCTTTCAATGAATCGGAAGACGACGATGAGGACTTTCTATTCCTTAGCTAA
- the LOC122326851 gene encoding vacuolar protein sorting-associated protein 29-like isoform X1, with amino-acid sequence MAGHRLVLVLGDLHIPHRCNTLPAKFKKLLVPGKIQHILCTGNLCTKESYDYLKTLAGDVHIVRGDFDENLNYPEQKVVTVGQFKIGLIHGHQVIPWGDMASLALLQRQLDVDILISGHTHKFEAFENENKFYINPGSATGAYSALESNITPSFVLMDIQASTVVTYVYQLIGDDVKVERIEYKSLKERGCCRLPSFRILILSFPLT; translated from the exons ATG GCTGGTCACAGA CTGGTCCTTGTGTTAGGTGACCTTCACATTCCCCACCGATGCAACACCCTGCCTGCCAAATTCAAGAAGTTGCTAGTGCCTGGCAAAATTCAGCACATCCTCTGCACCGGAAACCTTTGCACAAAGGAGAGCTACGACTACCTGAAAACACTGGCTGGAGATGTGCACATCGTCAGAGGAGACTTCGACGAG AACTTGAATTATCCAGAGCAGAAGGTGGTAACAGTGGGGCAGTTCAAAATCGGCCTCATCCACGGACACCAAGTGATCCCGTGGGGTGACATGGCAAGCTTGGCACTGCTTCAGAGGCAGCTGGATGTGGATATCCTCATTTCTGGTCACACGCATAAATTTGAGGCTTTTGAGAATGagaataaattttatattaaccCTGGATCTGCCACAGGGGCCTACAGTGCACTGGAAAG CAACATCACACCATCGTTTGTTTTGATGGACATTCAAGCGTCTACCGTGGTAACGTATGTCTATCAGCTCATTGGAGACGACGTCAAAGTCGAGAGAATCGAATACAAAAGTCTTAAAGAGCGCGGATGCTGTCGGCTGCCTTCTTTCAGGATTCTAATCTTGTCATTCCCTCTCACCTGA
- the LOC122326851 gene encoding vacuolar protein sorting-associated protein 29-like isoform X2, which translates to MLVLVLGDLHIPHRCNTLPAKFKKLLVPGKIQHILCTGNLCTKESYDYLKTLAGDVHIVRGDFDENLNYPEQKVVTVGQFKIGLIHGHQVIPWGDMASLALLQRQLDVDILISGHTHKFEAFENENKFYINPGSATGAYSALESNITPSFVLMDIQASTVVTYVYQLIGDDVKVERIEYKSLKERGCCRLPSFRILILSFPLT; encoded by the exons ATG CTGGTCCTTGTGTTAGGTGACCTTCACATTCCCCACCGATGCAACACCCTGCCTGCCAAATTCAAGAAGTTGCTAGTGCCTGGCAAAATTCAGCACATCCTCTGCACCGGAAACCTTTGCACAAAGGAGAGCTACGACTACCTGAAAACACTGGCTGGAGATGTGCACATCGTCAGAGGAGACTTCGACGAG AACTTGAATTATCCAGAGCAGAAGGTGGTAACAGTGGGGCAGTTCAAAATCGGCCTCATCCACGGACACCAAGTGATCCCGTGGGGTGACATGGCAAGCTTGGCACTGCTTCAGAGGCAGCTGGATGTGGATATCCTCATTTCTGGTCACACGCATAAATTTGAGGCTTTTGAGAATGagaataaattttatattaaccCTGGATCTGCCACAGGGGCCTACAGTGCACTGGAAAG CAACATCACACCATCGTTTGTTTTGATGGACATTCAAGCGTCTACCGTGGTAACGTATGTCTATCAGCTCATTGGAGACGACGTCAAAGTCGAGAGAATCGAATACAAAAGTCTTAAAGAGCGCGGATGCTGTCGGCTGCCTTCTTTCAGGATTCTAATCTTGTCATTCCCTCTCACCTGA